One window from the genome of Daphnia pulex isolate KAP4 chromosome 9, ASM2113471v1 encodes:
- the LOC124202926 gene encoding uncharacterized protein LOC124202926, translating into MFNYFLYISTTGFNLLVDEENPTSIEDVVVASSNTTDGVRAGLEQSSAEDRHDFDHEQQPKHFGQQNLVPAAHREIESLLFTHGAAFSEFEWEAGLLLMLRQRYFLTYEALLFVSQSIHEHYSRNMAIVQEKFAALFISTEGTGSTEFKAAFL; encoded by the exons ATGTTCAACTATTT cctatatatatcgaCTACTGGATTCAACTTGTTAGTCGACGAGGAAAATCCCACGTCCATTGAAGATGTGGTTGTTGCTAGTAGTAACACAACTGATGGCGTCAGGGCTGGTCTTGAACAATCATCAGCTGAAGATAGGCATGATTTTGATCACgaacaacaacccaaacaTTTTGGCCAGCAAAATTTGGTTCCTGCTGCTCATCGTGAAATTGAATCCCTCCTTTTCACTCATGGTGCTGCGTTTAGTGAATTTGAATGGGAGGCTGGCTTGCTACTTATGTTGCGACAAAGATATTTCCTGACCTACGAGGCCCTGCTCTTTGTTTCTCAGTCCATCCATGAgcattattcaagaaatatGGCCATCGTTCAG GAAAAATTTGCTGCCCTATTTATATCTACTGAAGGAACTGGTAGTACCGAGTTTAAAGCAGCTTTcctgtaa
- the LOC124202927 gene encoding intraflagellar transport protein 74 homolog, with product MVQKKAQTKKNKLVRLSKNQLRKEMEMMNAAAVERPTSQQGLGGLKTASRGLPQRQIQDKSGCLESPKWTEVNADMAKLTKGIEKNNQELQSLPSLEKRVKEMAAEIIQNERVAHEAEDLFDVVTTVKEKIAALEREIQIENDKAEKFITTLTTGKQEKYSQLRTEQNILAKEVENTTTQLSALETRARKLEEELRPFPAKE from the exons ATGGTTCAGAAGAAAGCTCAGACCAAGAAGAACAAGCTGGTCCGTCTCAGTAAGAACCAGTTGAGGAAGGAGATGGAGATGATG AATGCGGCTGCTGTTGAACGACCAACAAGTCAGCAAGGACTAGGAGGATTGAAAACAGCTTCAAGAGGTCTCCCACAGAGGCAAATACAAGACAA ATCTGGGTGTTTAGAGAGCCCAAAATGGACGGAAGTGAATGCCGATATGGCCAAACTCACTAAAGGGATTGAGAAAAATAACCAGGAATTGCAGAGTCTACCGTCATTGGAAAAAAGGGTCAAAGAAATGGCGGCGGAAATCATACAG AACGAACGAGTAGCTCACGAAGCCGAAGATCTTTTCGACGTTGTCACAACAGTCAAAGAAAAGATTGCAGCCTTAGAAAGGGAAATACAAATC GAAAACGACAAAGCTGAGAAATTCATCACGACCTTAACAACAGGAAAGCAGGAAAAGTACTCTCAACTGAGGACTGAACAGAACATACTGGCCAAAGAAGTTGAGAATACAACCACACAATTGAGTGCACTGGAAACTAGGGCTCGgaaactggaagaagaacTACGTCCATTTCCT GCGAAAGAATAA
- the LOC124201822 gene encoding protein ELYS-like isoform X1 → MVTQAFWHLNHQNFDDALSMFLDPLVHTMDITNAQQRAILRSFLYQDKRRHALKYATLRQPVCPELEEIQLHLTILIANGLISYALSYIRRNKNQRNSVELMQHLLNGCQEMRKISVLLTLPLSDEEKDHVTNFLKQSRNIDLQEALLLFYIQRCKYPDAIAYSQRLNQMWPARDAISRERCNRREMLMQTLIGALPPVTCKLAAIANSRPTSSSTSSGSKFSPPLSVAVLPATSKVQSTGSNFFRTVIEQSRATWLIEQKLHQEVQTPLRPRKRKFDMPKSGSYPDENQLETTPFLCNIVQPAQRNITLGMSLCFPSPKGNADSSSMDITSVAQPDSDISHPKQGKRP, encoded by the coding sequence ATGGTGACGCAAGCTTTTTGGCATTTGAATCACCAGAACTTCGACGACGCTCTCAGCATGTTTCTGGATCCTTTGGTACACACGATGGATATCACCAATGCGCAGCAGAGGGCCATCCTTCGTTCGTTTCTCTACCAGGATAAGCGTCGTCACGCTCTCAAATACGCCACTCTGCGCCAGCCAGTTTGTCCCGAATTAGAAGAAATTCAGCTCCACCTGACGATCCTGATCGCAAACGGATTGATCAGCTACGCCCTGAGTTACATCAGACGCAACAAGAACCAGCGGAACAGCGTCGAACTGATGCAGCACCTCCTCAACGGATGCCAGGAGATGCGAAAGATCAGCGTTCTCCTGACTTTGCCTTTGTCGGATGAAGAAAAGGATCACGTTACGAATTTCTTGAAACAGAGCAGAAATATCGACCTCCAGGAAGCTCTGCTCCTCTTTTACATCCAACGGTGCAAATACCCCGACGCCATCGCCTACAGCCAACGTTTGAACCAAATGTGGCCGGCCCGCGACGCCATTTCCAGGGAGCGCTGCAATCGCCGTGAAATGTTGATGCAAACGTTGATCGGCGCCTTACCTCCCGTCACCTGCAAATTAGCCGCTATCGCAAATTCACGACCCACGTCCTCGTCGACTTCTTCCGGTTCGAAATTCTCGCCACCGCTTTCCGTCGCCGTTTTACCGGCCACTTCTAAAGTTCAGTCGACtggttcaaatttctttcgcACGGTGATTGAGCAGTCCCGAGCCACTTGGCTCATTGAACAGAAACTTCATCAAGAGGTTCAGACTCCGTTGAGACCCAGGAAACGCAAATTTGACATGCCAAAGAGCGGATCGTATCCGGATGAGAACCAACTGGAAACGACTCCCTTCTTGTGCAACATTGTCCAGCCCGCACAGCGCAACATCACCCTGGGCATGTCGCTATGTTTTCCGTCTCCTAAAGGCAACGCAGACTCTTCCTCGATGGATATTACTTCCGTCGCTCAACCGGATTCGGATATCAGTCATCCGAAACAAGGAAAACGACCATGA
- the LOC124201822 gene encoding uncharacterized protein LOC124201822 isoform X2: MKELPKDSDEENFELLTCKSLASSSSHGNPRATTGHGLCYFAMTWKSGVYLAIFDLNQWYQAQMSPRWIFDDSSRMCPFMRFYQAQTSGSARSVRQKVWIQPSTLSIFHRSSTTPTEGFFYPSALSFRAVVICPQESEIVLFLGIQSFLLQKLSQAGDEGWSDTYRDRRAPHNTNDGSFIEHWSREQLEIFLGFLHQGANLNIGEKWAWQKVVNPQEIQTYPPPSLYALLSAYLRPDVDDGTKHRLVQYVSMDLTWIFGSRTNFGNILQHLVTFPSTYSLKPSMMSHGDASFLAFESPELRRRSQHVSGSFGTHDGYHQCAAEGHPSFVSLPG, encoded by the exons ATGAAAGAG CTTCCCAAGGATTCCGATGAAGAGAATTTCGAATTATTGACATGCAAAAGTCTTGCCTCGTCAAGTAGCCATGGCAATCCGAGAGCGACCACTGGTCATGGCCTTTGTTATTTCGCCATGACCTGGAAAAGCGGAGTTTACTTGGCCATCTTTGACCTGAACCAATGGTACCAGGCCCAGATGTCCCCTCGATGGATCTTTGACGATTCGTCTCGAATGTGTCCTTTTATGAGATTCTACCAGGCCCAAACATCCGGGAGCGCTCGTTCGGTCCGACAAAAAGTGTGGATTCAACCGTCCACGCTGTCCATCTTTCATCGATCATCCACTACACCCACCGAAGGATTCTTTTATCCATCGGCACTGAGTTTCCGTGCCGTTGTCATCTGTCCCCAAGAGTCggaaattgttttgttcttgGGTATCCAGTCGTTCCTTCTCCAGAAGTTATCACAAGCAG gCGATGAAGGCTGGTCTGACACCTACCGAGACCGTCGCGCCCCACACAACACAAATGACGGAAGCTTTATTGAACATTGGTCTAGAGAACAACTCGAGATCTTTCTTGGTTTCCTGCATCAAGGAGCCAATTTGAATATTGGGGAGAAATGGGCATGGCAGAAAGTAGTCAATCCACAAGAGATTCAAACTTATCCTCCTCCATCGCTGTACGCGTTGCTTTCGGCTTATTTGCGTCCGGATGTGGATGA CGGAACCAAGCATCGACTTGTGCAGTACGTTTCTATGGATCTGACGTGGATTTTCGGTTCCCGCACCAATTTCGGTAACATTTTGCAGCACCTGGTGACCTTCCCGTCGACCTACTCGCTTAAGCCCAGCATGATGAGCCATGGTGACGCAAGCTTTTTGGCATTTGAATCACCAGAACTTCGACGACGCTCTCAGCATGTTTCTGGATCCTTTGGTACACACGATGGATATCACCAATGCGCAGCAGAGGGCCATCCTTCGTTCGTTTCTCTACCAGGATAA